The Phoenix dactylifera cultivar Barhee BC4 chromosome 15, palm_55x_up_171113_PBpolish2nd_filt_p, whole genome shotgun sequence genome contains a region encoding:
- the LOC103707936 gene encoding LRR receptor kinase SERK2-like isoform X2 gives MKLIIVLFIVAFLQPFAESDRQGDALYDMKLKLNATGSQLVDWNPNQVNPCTWNSVICDNNNNVIQVTLPNMGFTGTLSPRIGELNHLNVLSLPDNNITGGVPESFGNLSSLTNLNLENNLLSGEIPASLGRLLKLSILTLNQNKLTGNIPESLSNLSGLNDIGLASNHLSGQVPDRLFQVAKYNFTGNNLNCGSNFPHPCASNVAGQGGPSNSEIGIVLGSVGGVIGVLVIGVVFLLCKIRRKSYRREVFVDVAGEVDRRIAFGQLKRFAWRELQLATDSFSEKNILGQGGFGKVYKGVLPDNTKIAVKRLTYCGNPGGEAAFLREVELISVAVHRNLLRLFGFCTTPTERLLVYPFMQNLSVAYRLRDFKPGEPVLDWPTRKRVALGTARGLEYLHEHCNPKIIHRDVKAANVLLDEDFEAVVGDFGLAKLVDVRSTSVTTQVRGTMGHIAPEYLSTGRSSEKTDVFGYGIMLLELVTGQRAIDFSRLEEEDDVLLLDHVKKLEREKRLGAIVDRNLHENYDSQEVEIMIQVALLCAQASPEDRPSMSEVVRMLEGEGLAERWEEWIEVSRRQEHEMLQRRFDWEEDASSVGNLEAIELSGGR, from the exons ATGAAGTTGATCATTGTACTGTTCATTGTGGCCTTTCTGCAACCTTTTGCTGAATCTGATCGTCAAG GAGATGCATTATATGACATGAAGCTTAAGTTAAATGCCACTGGCAGTCAGCTTGTTGATTGGAATCCAAATCAAGTCAATCCTTGCACATGGAACTCTGTTATTTGTGATAATAACAACAATGTCATTCAAGT AACATTGCCTAACATGGGATTCACCGGAACCTTGTCACCAAGAATTGGAGAGCTGAACCATTTAAATGTATT GTCATTGCCAGATAACAATATAACTGGCGGAGTACCAGAATCATTTGGAAATTTATCTAGTCTGACAAACTTGAATTTGGAAAATAATCTTTTAAGTGGAGAAATACCTGCTTCTCTTGGCAGGCTTTTGAAGCTTTCAATTTT GACTTTGAATCAAAATAAACTTACTGGAAATATTCCTGAATCCCTTTCAAACCTTTCAGGCTTAAATGACAT TGGTCTAGCATCTAATCATCTTAGTGGTCAGGTACCAGATCGTCTATTCCAAGTAGCGAAATACAA CTTTACAGGTAACAATCTAAATTGTGGCTCAAATTTTCCACACCCTTGTGCATCCAATGTAGCTGGCCAAG GAGGACCCAGCAATTCAGAGATTGGAATTGTGCTGGGGAGCGTTGGAGGAGTAATAGGGGTCCTTGTTATAGGGGTTGTGTTTCTGTTGTGCAAGATTAGGAGGAAAAGTTATCGACGGGAAGTTTTTGTAGATGTTGCAG GTGAAGTTGATCGCAGGATTGCATTTGGACAGTTGAAAAGATTTGCTTGGCGAGAATTACAACTTGCAACAGACAGCTTCAGTGAGAAAAATATTCTTGGACAGGGGGGTTTTGGAAAAGTATATAAAGGAGTGCTTCCAGATAACACGAAAATTGCTGTAAAAAGGTTGACTTATTGTGGAAATCCTGGAGGGGAGGCTGCCTTTTTACGTGAAGTCGAGCTGATAAGTGTAGCAGTTCACAGAAATCTATTAAGGTTGTTTGGTTTCTGTACAACACCAACAGAACGGCTTCTAGTTTATCCTTTTATGCAAAACTTGAGTGTTGCCTACCGTTTACGAG ACTTTAAACCCGGGGAACCAGTTTTAGATTGGCCTACAAGAAAAAGAGTGGCTTTAGGCACTGCACGCGGTTTGGAGTACCTTCACGAACATTGCAACCCAAAAATTATACACCGCGATGTTAAAGCTGCTAATGTCTTGCTTGATGAAGATTTTGAAGCAGTTGTTGGGGACTTTGGCTTGGCAAAATTGGTTGATGTGAGGAGTACATCTGTGACAACTCAAGTTCGGGGGACTATGGGCCACATAGCACCTGAATATTTGTCGACTGGAAGGTCATCTGAGAAAACTGATGTTTTTGGTTATGGGATCATGCTTCTCGAACTTGTTACTGGACAACGTGCTATAGACTTCTCTCGcttagaggaagaagatgatgtaCTCTTGCTTGATCAT GTTAAGAAACTAGAGAGGGAAAAACGATTGGGTGCTATTGTCGACCGCAACCTACATGAGAACTATGACAGCCAGGAAGTGGAAATAATGATTCAGGTTGCTTTGCTTTGCGCCCAAGCATCACCAGAGGATCGTCCCTCGATGTCTGAAGTAGTTCGGATGCTTGAAGGGGAGGGGCTGGCCGAGAGGTGGGAAGAGTGGATTGAAGTTTCACGGAGGCAAGAACATGAGATGCTGCAAAGGAGATTTGATTGGGAGGAAGATGCTTCATCTGTGGGTAACCTGGAAGCCATTGAACTCTCTGGGGGAAGATGA
- the LOC103707936 gene encoding LRR receptor kinase SERK2-like isoform X1 produces MTSDREIAFLKTTLTSTSEENSRKMKLIIVLFIVAFLQPFAESDRQGDALYDMKLKLNATGSQLVDWNPNQVNPCTWNSVICDNNNNVIQVTLPNMGFTGTLSPRIGELNHLNVLSLPDNNITGGVPESFGNLSSLTNLNLENNLLSGEIPASLGRLLKLSILTLNQNKLTGNIPESLSNLSGLNDIGLASNHLSGQVPDRLFQVAKYNFTGNNLNCGSNFPHPCASNVAGQGGPSNSEIGIVLGSVGGVIGVLVIGVVFLLCKIRRKSYRREVFVDVAGEVDRRIAFGQLKRFAWRELQLATDSFSEKNILGQGGFGKVYKGVLPDNTKIAVKRLTYCGNPGGEAAFLREVELISVAVHRNLLRLFGFCTTPTERLLVYPFMQNLSVAYRLRDFKPGEPVLDWPTRKRVALGTARGLEYLHEHCNPKIIHRDVKAANVLLDEDFEAVVGDFGLAKLVDVRSTSVTTQVRGTMGHIAPEYLSTGRSSEKTDVFGYGIMLLELVTGQRAIDFSRLEEEDDVLLLDHVKKLEREKRLGAIVDRNLHENYDSQEVEIMIQVALLCAQASPEDRPSMSEVVRMLEGEGLAERWEEWIEVSRRQEHEMLQRRFDWEEDASSVGNLEAIELSGGR; encoded by the exons ATGACATCAGATCGA GAAATTGCCTTCCTTAAGACCACTTTAACTAGCACAAGTGAGGAAAATTCAAGAAAGATGAAGTTGATCATTGTACTGTTCATTGTGGCCTTTCTGCAACCTTTTGCTGAATCTGATCGTCAAG GAGATGCATTATATGACATGAAGCTTAAGTTAAATGCCACTGGCAGTCAGCTTGTTGATTGGAATCCAAATCAAGTCAATCCTTGCACATGGAACTCTGTTATTTGTGATAATAACAACAATGTCATTCAAGT AACATTGCCTAACATGGGATTCACCGGAACCTTGTCACCAAGAATTGGAGAGCTGAACCATTTAAATGTATT GTCATTGCCAGATAACAATATAACTGGCGGAGTACCAGAATCATTTGGAAATTTATCTAGTCTGACAAACTTGAATTTGGAAAATAATCTTTTAAGTGGAGAAATACCTGCTTCTCTTGGCAGGCTTTTGAAGCTTTCAATTTT GACTTTGAATCAAAATAAACTTACTGGAAATATTCCTGAATCCCTTTCAAACCTTTCAGGCTTAAATGACAT TGGTCTAGCATCTAATCATCTTAGTGGTCAGGTACCAGATCGTCTATTCCAAGTAGCGAAATACAA CTTTACAGGTAACAATCTAAATTGTGGCTCAAATTTTCCACACCCTTGTGCATCCAATGTAGCTGGCCAAG GAGGACCCAGCAATTCAGAGATTGGAATTGTGCTGGGGAGCGTTGGAGGAGTAATAGGGGTCCTTGTTATAGGGGTTGTGTTTCTGTTGTGCAAGATTAGGAGGAAAAGTTATCGACGGGAAGTTTTTGTAGATGTTGCAG GTGAAGTTGATCGCAGGATTGCATTTGGACAGTTGAAAAGATTTGCTTGGCGAGAATTACAACTTGCAACAGACAGCTTCAGTGAGAAAAATATTCTTGGACAGGGGGGTTTTGGAAAAGTATATAAAGGAGTGCTTCCAGATAACACGAAAATTGCTGTAAAAAGGTTGACTTATTGTGGAAATCCTGGAGGGGAGGCTGCCTTTTTACGTGAAGTCGAGCTGATAAGTGTAGCAGTTCACAGAAATCTATTAAGGTTGTTTGGTTTCTGTACAACACCAACAGAACGGCTTCTAGTTTATCCTTTTATGCAAAACTTGAGTGTTGCCTACCGTTTACGAG ACTTTAAACCCGGGGAACCAGTTTTAGATTGGCCTACAAGAAAAAGAGTGGCTTTAGGCACTGCACGCGGTTTGGAGTACCTTCACGAACATTGCAACCCAAAAATTATACACCGCGATGTTAAAGCTGCTAATGTCTTGCTTGATGAAGATTTTGAAGCAGTTGTTGGGGACTTTGGCTTGGCAAAATTGGTTGATGTGAGGAGTACATCTGTGACAACTCAAGTTCGGGGGACTATGGGCCACATAGCACCTGAATATTTGTCGACTGGAAGGTCATCTGAGAAAACTGATGTTTTTGGTTATGGGATCATGCTTCTCGAACTTGTTACTGGACAACGTGCTATAGACTTCTCTCGcttagaggaagaagatgatgtaCTCTTGCTTGATCAT GTTAAGAAACTAGAGAGGGAAAAACGATTGGGTGCTATTGTCGACCGCAACCTACATGAGAACTATGACAGCCAGGAAGTGGAAATAATGATTCAGGTTGCTTTGCTTTGCGCCCAAGCATCACCAGAGGATCGTCCCTCGATGTCTGAAGTAGTTCGGATGCTTGAAGGGGAGGGGCTGGCCGAGAGGTGGGAAGAGTGGATTGAAGTTTCACGGAGGCAAGAACATGAGATGCTGCAAAGGAGATTTGATTGGGAGGAAGATGCTTCATCTGTGGGTAACCTGGAAGCCATTGAACTCTCTGGGGGAAGATGA